TTAATAACTGGAATTCATACTGCAACATTAAcaataagaagaagagaattaTGGAATGACCTATCAGTAATTAGTAATTTGGATAAACCTTGGCTGGCAATTGGAGATTTTAATACAATTATGAAAGCAGAAGAGAAGAAAGGTGGATGAAAGCCTATGGTAACTTCAATGGGAGAATTCAACAATTGTCTTCATCAGTGTGGTTTGATACAAGCTCCAAAAAATGGTATCCAATTTTCATGGTGCAACAATAGAGCTGGTACAAAAAGAATTGTGTGTAATCTTGACAGCTGTTTTCAATGATAAATGGATGGAAAAATTTCCAAGTTGGGGATATGAAGTTGGAAATATAGGCATATCTGATCATAGTGCTCtatatggtggttctgcagacattcctaaaccaaaaaataCACCATTTAGAGCTCTCAAAACCTGGAAGTCACATCCTGATTTTCAAAATATTATTGCTAAGTCATGGGATCAAGATGTAGAAGGCCCTGCTTTTGTGTTTATGTGCAAATTAAAACAACTTAAAGTTGATTTGAAGGAATGGAATTGGTCTGTATTCGGGGATGTCAATCAAAAGCTTAAGAAAGTAGATGAAGAAATAATGGTAGATTCTCTAGCATCAGATACAAATCCTGCAAATATTTTTCTCTTAAATAATCTGGTTACTCTAAGGGGTAAACAAGAAGTTTTAATGCAGCAACAAAGAGATATAATCCATCAGAAGTCAAGAGTGAGCTGGTTGAAAGATGGGGAATCAAATTCAAGATACTTTCATATCCAAATGAAGTTAAGGCAAGCACATAATATGATTACTGAACTGGAACTTGACTCTGGAAGCATTATAACAGATCAAAAAGACATTGCAGCAGAATTGGTGGATcattttgaaacaaaattcaGATACCAAGAAGTTCAAATAGAGGAAGATTTATTTTCTTGTGTGCCAAAGGTGATTACAAAAGAGGATAATATAATGATAAAGGAAATCCCATCTGATGAAGAAATTAAAAAAGCAGGTTTTGCCTTAAATCCTGAAAGTGCACCAGGACCTGATGGATTTGCAGGATGGTTTTACAAGTTTACATGGGAGattattggtccagttttcacaAAGGCAGTACAACACTGTTGGAAAAAAGGTTTCATACCTACTGGGTTAAATTCAAACTTCTTGAAACTACTTCCTAAAGTGAGTAATGCAAAGAAAGCTAAACAATTTAGACCTATAGGTTTAATGAATTTCAGCTTCAAGGTGTTTACAAATATTTTAGCAACTAGACTGGAGAGAGTTGTAGATAAAATGGTCTCCCCTCAACAGGGTGCATTTATCAAAGGCAGGACAATACATGAGCAAATTGCTATGGCATCTGAACTGATAAATGAAATTGACACAAAGAGAAGGGGGGTAATTTTGGTCTTAaacttgatattactcaagcataTGACTCACTTAGTTGGTCTTTCTTATTACAAGCATTACAGATCTTTGGTTTGTCTGATACAAATCTGCATTGATTACAAATTTTGTTACAGTCGGCAAGAGTGTCAGTTTTAGTAAATGGTGGGCCTGAAGGATACTTCAAAGTTGGTAGAGGATTGAGAAAAGGTGACCTATTGTCACCTATTCTCTTTGTAATTGCTGAGGATATATTGAGCAGAAACATTACAAAAATGATACAAGAAGGAAGCTTGAAAGCAATGGTGGAGAGAGGTGGAGTAAGGCCATCACATattctttttgctgatgatatattTCTATTTTGAAATGGTGAGAAGAGAAATGTGAGAAGATTAATGAGCTTATTGACTAAGTACCAAGCTGCATCAGGTCAACAAATAAATTTGGAAAAAAACAAATGTTTTATGGGAGGTACCAGCCAGAATAGAAGAGTGCAAATTTCAGAGGAGTGTAACGTAATGTTGGCTGATTTTCCTAATAAATATTTTGGGATTATGCTGACTCAAGGAAGTGTGAGATCAAACCATGTTTGGCAGATAGTTGAAATGATGCATGAAAGTTTAGCAGGATGGAAGGGTAAAGTTCTATCTTTTCAAGAAAGACTCATATTAGTAAAGCATGTTCTTGGAAGCTATCCCATTTACTCAATGTCAGTGTACAAGTGGCCTAAGAGGGTCATTAGGGAGTGtgaaaaaataatgaggaattTTTTGTGGTCAGGGGACCCTTCTACAAAAAAGATGGTTACTCTGCAATGGAATAAAACATGTTCTCCAtttaaggaaggtggtcttggtataaGAAAAATGGAGACCATCAATAAAGCTCTCTTAATGAAGTTACTATGGAGGATACAAACATGTACTGATGAATTCTCAAGGTTTTTCCAGGGaaagtacaaaaataaaaaagggGAATGGATATCTTACTATAAGAAATCTTCCATTTGGCCTGAAATTAGATGGATAATTGGTGCAGTAGAAGAACATACAAGATGGATTGTAGGTGATGGCAACAATGTTTCAGTTTGGAAGGATATATGGGTTAAAGAATTTCCTCTTCAGGAAATGTTCCCAGACAATACATACATTTTGCAGTTTCCTAAAATGAAGGTGGCAGATCTTATTCTAGAAGGTGAATGGGTAGTCCCAACTGAAATTATGGCAATGATAAATATTATGGAATTACCAACCTTGGGTGGAGGAGCTGATAAAAGGGTATGGACTGGAACAATTACAGGACAATTCACTGTAAGATCAGCAGTTGAAGTTGTGAGATGTAAATTCCCAGAAATTCAATGGTGTAAAAAGGTGTGGCACAACTCAATTCATCCCAGCATATCCAGTaacatttggaaattaagcagAAATATATGTGTTGTTGATGAAAATATGAAAAAGAGAAATTTCAGCTTGGCTTCTAGATGCATTCTTTGCAAAAGATGTGAAGAAAATAGAGAACATATGATTTGATTCTGTGATTACAGTGAAATACTTTGGAAATGGTTAGGAGTTGTTTTTCATTTTAAAAATCCAAGAAAGCTTGAAGACATTTTTCACTtagcaaagaacaagagtccaacTATGCAAGAACTATGGATTTTAAGTGCTTTCTGCACAATGAAGGAGATCTGGTTTTTGAGAAATGAATGTGTATATGGAAATGGAAAATGTGATAGTAACAGTTCTAAAATGAGAATCATGAAAATCATAAGTGACAGTGAGATTAGACTGAAGACTCGGATGTGGAACAACCAATATGACTTACAGGTTCACAAATATTTTGGAATGAAGACAAGAAGTGTAAAAACTCTCAAAGTAATAGAAGTTTTCTTTCATCTTCCAGACCAAGGGAAGTTATTGCTCTGTTGTGATGGAGCATCTAGAGGCAATCCAGGTATATCTGGTTATGGAATTATTGGAAGAAATTATATGGGAGATTTCATCATTGCAATTTCAGAAGGCATTGGAGTGTCTACAAATTATTATGCAGAAATCTTTGCAATCCTTATTGCAGGTGAGTGGGCAGTAAACAATGGATTCATATACCTTGTTTTCAGAACAGATTCAAAATCAGTCCAATATGCTTTCACATACAATAAGATTCCTTGGTTTGCTTCTACTAGATGGGAGAAGATATCATCTGCTGCACAAACTTGGAGCTTTGAACATAGCTACAGAGAAGCTAATCCATCTGCAGATAAACTAGCCAAAAAAGGTGCTATTTTGAACTGTGGAGAACAAAGAGTTTATGTAGAGAAACCAAGCTTCCTGGGCTGTCTTGAAAGCCCAGATCAAATTTTCTTTAGATtttgttaaaaataattaattgggCTTCATGTAAAAAGAGATTAGTGGGTTTACAATTTTTTGCATTTCTGCTTTGGTTGTAATCTTCTAGATACTTATTTAgttttaataaaatttaattgTTAAGCAAAAAAAGGATCCGAGACCATAGCTTCAAGATACACATTACTCATTCAGGCGCATACTAACAGTTCCCTCGGTCAAAGTCTCTTTTGCCGAGAAAATCCAATTGACAGGTTATTCTATGAGTCAGGCTCAGACGATATGAGCGAAGGACAAGATATGACGATCACATACAATTTCCTCATGTAAAAAAATGACTCATCCACGTGAAGGATTACCTAGCAGATGCCCAGAGAATTCTTCcatcaataaaacaaacaaaaattgatTGCGCGGTTGGACCTGAATGTATctgaaaaggcaagggtacccaaatatacctcaagctaaaacttttccttcctataagtcctttctccgaaagtgattgtctatggactgagtcgagacaatacaactaatcggttcatacttcctgtgatcgtctatggatacgagatcgagaaaatacaacaacgaagtatgtttacttgatacaaaggttcagacttaaccaaacacaataggattgattatcaagtaaataggaattaatgtttgtgtaatttactttaattataataaaacaattataatgcgggaaataaaaataaatgacatagcaagattttgttaacgaggaaaaccgcaaacgcagaaaaaccccgggaccttgtccagaattgaatactcttaggattaagccgctatacaaaataaaccaacttcgtattgttgagaccaagcaactaaacctatagttcacctagctccgtctgtattcccacgcatccaacttatgaataagtcacgtacttggaacaattcctttggttcgtattccaaacagtaaaggaacaacaaatctgtttggtatcaactctcttcaaccaagtgatatgagtcggacaaagtctcctctgtttatctcaataaaatccttcgtcaggtccttagatctatcttatgttcaattacccaaggtaatcgtaagattttgcaatcatacttttaatcacaaagaaccgtattgatgccgatctactcaactaataaataattatctaccacaaggataaaccgattatagttggatcctctttttaccgaaacaagtattgtgcacaccaaagatttatataaccaagtcagaaatcttctatctcttctttgtcttcaaatctatttagatcttcaataaacacctacacacaactacttgaatctcttgtgatcaaccacaaacaggacggagtctgttaacaatggattatcacaagatcgtctttagaactaacaacagtctaaagatccctgtcgaaacttcgaactagtttgattgaatcttatatcaaaagagaagattctcaagcataaacaaactaggtgcaatcaaagctcaaccaccattagtcaatcaaatcaatcgaaaacaaaagataaatcgtaattatctagtttcccacaaatggtactaatagagcttctcaatcccaaagaagactttaaactgagaggtcgtaagagatttcacctaattaggttactctcctctccgaataggcggcttcgcCAGTAACAGATATCAAGAcaaatagttttgatcactaataatgacaaacatgcttgagatagcaacgcgtgcgagttcgaccgagtaatactcaacataattaaaaaccttaattaaaagattcttaacttatttaatttcgatcctgggattttcttccttctaGATGTTAAGAAATATctctgaacaataaaagataggcattaatgcacgtgttcaaagtgtgtcgacagccttactttgtaagtcctctttcatacttacacacttgaaatagatttaccacgcttccaaacaagtttagaattggttcatctgactttcaagagctatgtgattgatcaagaacactcaatcacaaatcatgggtttaacggttctaccaaagcaagtttcggttctacctccatgtgagtattgtgcatagtcacactagcttcaaaaattcggttgactaggtactaggatcggttccccacatatacatggtatctaacttatatgtgtttcacatgtccattgGATCGGTTCcgctttgcctaaaaacgtgttgcacatgtccataggatcggttcccctttctgctataaaccttcctgcacctcatacaatgatggattcccctttgtgatgtgttgcacctcttactaggatcgattcccctttacccAGCGTTACGTCTTACAAACTactcaaactcgatcataccatctcaggtgattacttaagattggtttcactaataaaagtcatacaaatacacaagtcaggcctttgtgaataattctaccaagaacacaacaagtcttgaacggttatactcaatcacacatattggttgttcataagatatgcaatgaataaaaaagcCAATAACGCAtgaaaatttccttttcggttcacaaacaagtttatgaacttacttccttagaacacatgtaaaacattgttccctcggatgaaatcctcacctcatacccacacataatcacaatagcattcaaatgattatggcgatgtcttatctacaaagtttaactttaatggttaagcaataaacctcgtattgtattccttaatactatgtctatctagagttcaatcgcggttttgttttcaatatgcacgacttgaaagatacgttagggaatgaaacagttcaagtcaaatatcactaacctcaagtggaaggatgattgttgtcgttgtagctccttgcttcttcacatcttcgagacttcgcaatacttgtaatttctcatatcctaatactttcaagctaacctatacgaagttgactctagtacataatcaagcgacacttaacatgagttttgattcactaaaatatgacaaccaaacttgacataccaacacttggtgggtttaaccgagaaatgctctaacaatctccccttttgtcaattttagtgaaaacctcttacatcatatggataaacaaattaatacgcttgattcccgattcaacatcacaataaactgcttacattcaatccttgaaaaatgccgttgttgacattataataacaaagaaaatactccccctaatgaagataggtagatattcaatccgcatgtctttgttataccacttcatatgacatgttac
Above is a genomic segment from Papaver somniferum cultivar HN1 chromosome 10, ASM357369v1, whole genome shotgun sequence containing:
- the LOC113316106 gene encoding uncharacterized protein LOC113316106, with the protein product MLADFPNKYFGIMLTQGSVRSNHVWQIVEMMHESLAGWKGKVLSFQERLILVKHVLGSYPIYSMSVYKWPKRVIRECEKIMRNFLWSGDPSTKKMVTLQWNKTCSPFKEGGLGIRKMETINKALLMKLLWRIQTCTDEFSRFFQGKYKNKKGEWISYYKKSSIWPEIRWIIGAVEEHTRWIVGDGNNVSVWKDIWVKEFPLQEMFPDNTYILQFPKMKVADLILEGEWVVPTEIMAMINIMELPTLGGGADKRVWTGTITGQFTVRSAVEVVRCKFPEIQWCKKVWHNSIHPSISRVVFHFKNPRKLEDIFHLAKNKSPTMQELWILSAFCTMKEIWFLRNECVYGNGKCDSNSSKMRIMKIISDSEIRLKTRMWNNQYDLQVHKYFGMKTRSVKTLKVIEVFFHLPDQGKLLLCCDGASRGNPGISGYGIIGRNYMGDFIIAISEGIGVSTNYYAEIFAILIAGEWAVNNGFIYLVFRTDSKSVQYAFTYNKIPWFASTRWEKISSAAQTWSFEHSYREANPSADKLAKKGAILNCGEQRVYVEKPSFLGCLESPDQIFFRFC